Proteins from a genomic interval of Toxotes jaculatrix isolate fToxJac2 chromosome 5, fToxJac2.pri, whole genome shotgun sequence:
- the LOC121182236 gene encoding actin-binding protein IPP isoform X2: MNPFRQCFMILFEWICTWLKYGLKRLWRDFPLANTWIASPDITDRQSCQEDTAEWKTNEALCTYHLGDGGETMVTVQTSTHAFHVDLGRLSECSEYFRALSQSKMRETSESLIHLDHVSSSVFYNLLEFSFHNKFKVPREELGTHIQVSSYLLTEAFLSKCLSVLADELRPDNCLSYLNLAQEICCTELKMTVFTYLSRNMMELSHLTRCLEDEEKDEVVNLRIQGHRHLCSLRKENLTSWNDPETERARHIFILKGSDDSEDWHPVTELPFRADKWCFTTVVLYNYLYIIGGYRQHVKRGWEFKMASFRYNPFSHTWVSTAPLIKHRRHFSAVACEGCIYAVGGWYLDSLVTPDSSTALYTAVECYDPWEDTWRFVSSLPLTDFQFTVSLSHDVPLATSLGHCLYVLGSIQRTGEKLLLQYNTRQDSWSELLPTLTRADADIPTLYFLGVTDRLLVIGGNNSENVMTSFCVQTQKWGQVHRTEKVAFAGQGTVTGEKEMSHCSQLHPNSTVTDSVTQQRPRGT; the protein is encoded by the exons ATGAATCCTTTCAGGCAATGTTTTATGATTCTGTTTGAGTGGATATGCACGTGGCTGAAATATGGTCTTAAAAGACTTTGGAGAGATTTTCCATTAGCCAATACTTGGATAGCATCCCCAGATATCACAGATCGGCAATCATGCCAAGAAGACACAGCAGAGTGGAAAACCAATGAGGCACTCTGCACATATCACCTTGGGGATGGAGGTGAAACCATGGTTACAGTTCAAACCAGTACACATGCTTTCCAT GTGGACCTTGGAAGACTTTCAGAGTGCAGTGAGTACTTCCGGGCCTTGTCTCAGTCCAAAATGAGAGAGACCTCAGAGAGCCTCATCCACCTGGACCatgtgtcctcctctgtcttctacAATCTGCTCGAGTTCTCCTTCCACAATAAGTTTAAAGTCCCTCGGGAGGAGTTGGGCACTCACATCCAG GTCAGCAGCTATCTCCTGACTGAGGCCTTCCTCTCAAAGTGCCTGTCAGTCCTGGCAGATGAACTCAGACCAGATAATTGTTTATCCTACCTGAATCTGGCTCAGGAGATCTGTTGTACAGAGCTGAAGATGACAGTGTTCACCTACCTGAGTAGAAATATGATGGAGCTGTCACACCTCACCAG GTGtctggaggatgaggagaaggatGAAGTTGTCAACCTGAGGATACAAGGACACAGAcatctctgcagcctcaggAAAGAGAACCTAACGTCTTGGAACGATCCAGAAACAGAACGTGCCCGACATATCTTCATCCTGAAAGGGTCGGACGACAGTGAAGACTGGCATCCGGTTACAGAGCTACCTTTCAGGGCCGATAAGTGGTGTTTTACTACAGTGGTTCTGTATAACTACCTGTACATCATAGGAGGCTACCGGCAGCATGTGAAGAGAGGCTGGGAGTTCAAGATGGCTTCCTTTAGGTACAATCCCTTTTCTCATACGTGGGTCTCCACAGCTCCTCTGATTAAG CACAGAAGACACTTCAGCGCAGTGGCCTGTGAAGGCTGTATTTACGCTGTGGGAGGCTGGTATTTGGACTCCCTAGTGACTCCGGACTCCAGTACAGCTCTCTATACAGCTGTAGAATGCTATGATCCATGGGAGGACACATGGAG GTTTGTGTCCTCACTGCCACTCACAGACTTCCAGTTCACTGTGTCCTTGTCCCATGACGTGCCCCTTGCTACTAGCCTTGGACACTGTCTTTATGTGTTGGGAAGCATCCAGAGGACTGGagagaaactgctgctgcagtacAACACGAGGCAAG ACTCCTGGTCTGAACTGCTTCCCACCCTCACCAGAGCAGATGCAGACATCCCGACTCTTTACTTCCTGGGTGTCACAGACAGGCTGCTTGTGATTGGTGGAAACAACTCAGAGAATGTTATGACATCATTTTGtgtacagacacagaaatggGGACAG gtGCACAGGACTGAAAAAGTGGCATTTGCAGGACAGGGGACAGTTACAG GTGAAAAGGAAATGTCACATTGCTCTCAGTTACATCCTAACAGCACTGTAACAGATTCAGTTACACAGCAGAGACCTCGTGGCACATGA
- the LOC121181967 gene encoding zona pellucida sperm-binding protein 4-like, with protein sequence MAMKLTSCCLLAMALLGCLADAQYFKQPQQPQTPKYPAPKPQKPQVLPKRVPQQPQQPQQPKQPYQPKQPTEVFHTCEVAEHYKIKCGAADISASECEAINCCFDGRMCYYGKSVTLQCTKDAQFIVVVARDATLPNIDLETISFLGNDPNCSPVDTTSAFAIYQFPVTACGTVVMEEPGVLIYENRMSSSYEVAIGPFGIITRDSSYELLVQCRYIGTSVEALVIEVGLVPPPPPVAAPGPLRVELRLANGQCTVKGCVEEDVAYSSFYTDADYPVTKVLRDPVYVEVRILERTDPNLVLTLGRCWATSDPYPHSLPQWDLLIDGCPYRDDRYLTTLVPVGASSGLLFPTHHRRFVFKMFTFVSSGAAYPGKGVAADSEVMTPLKEKVYIHCDAAVCQPSLGNNCEPRCFRKSK encoded by the exons ATGGCAATGAAGCTGACTTCTTGTTGTCTTCTGGCAATGGCCCTGCTTGGCTGTCTGGCTGATGCTCAATATTTTAAGCAGCCCCAGCAGCCCCAGACTCCGAAATACCCAGCACCAAAGCCTCAGAAGCCACAGGTTCTACCCAAAAGGGTCCCTCAACAACCCCAGCAGCCCCAGCAGCCCAAGCAGCCCTACCAGCCCAAGCAGCCAACAGAAGTATTTCACACTTGTGAAGTGGCTGAGCACTACAAGATTAAGTGTGGTGCTGCCGACATCTCTGCTTCAGAATGTGAGGCTATAAACTGCTGCTTTGATGGACGCATGTGCTATTATGGCAAATCTG TGACTCTCCAGTGCACCAAGGACGCTCAGTTCATCGTGGTGGTGGCCAGAGATGCCACCCTACCCAACATTGACCTGGAGACAATTTCTTTCCTTGGAAATGATCCAAATTGCAGTCCTGTTGATACTACTTCAGCTTTTGCCATCTACCAGTTCCCTGTCACTGCCTGCGGCACTGTTGTAATG GAGGAGCCTGGTGTTTTAATCTATGAGAACAGGATGTCCTCCTCATATGAAGTCGCAATTGGACCCTTTGGAATCATTACCAGGGACAGCAGCTATGa GCTACTCGTCCAGTGTAGATATATTGGCACCTCAGTTGAGGCTCTGGTCATTGAGGTTGGTCTGGTTCCTCCACCACCGCCAGTTGCAGCTCCTGGACCCCTGCGTGTGGAGCTCAGGCTGGCCAATGGACAATGTACTGTCAAGGGTTGTGTGGAAG AGGATGTGGCCTACAGCTCCTTTTACACTGATGCCGACTACCCCGTCACAAAGGTGCTCAGGGATCCTGTGTACGTTGAGGTCCGAATACTAGAGAGGACTGATCCCAACCTTGTCTTGACTCTTGGAAGATGCTGGGCAACTTCTGACCCCTACCCTCACAGTCTTCCTCAATGGGACTTGCTGATTGATGG CTGCCCCTACCGTGATGACCGTTACCTGACCACCCTAGTGCCAGTGGGTGCCTCATCAGGACTCTTGTTCCCAACCCACCACAGGCGTTTTGTTTTCAAGATGTTCACATTTGTATCTTCTGGTGCTGCCTATCCTGGCAAGGGAGTGGCTGCAGATTCAGAGGTTATGACTCCTCTCAAGGAAAAG GTGTACATCCACTGTGATGCAGCTGTGTGCCAACCCTCTCTTGGAAATAACTGTGAACCTAGGTGCTTCAGAAAGAGTAAGTAA
- the LOC121182236 gene encoding kelch-like protein 23 isoform X1: MNPFRQCFMILFEWICTWLKYGLKRLWRDFPLANTWIASPDITDRQSCQEDTAEWKTNEALCTYHLGDGGETMVTVQTSTHAFHVDLGRLSECSEYFRALSQSKMRETSESLIHLDHVSSSVFYNLLEFSFHNKFKVPREELGTHIQVSSYLLTEAFLSKCLSVLADELRPDNCLSYLNLAQEICCTELKMTVFTYLSRNMMELSHLTRCLEDEEKDEVVNLRIQGHRHLCSLRKENLTSWNDPETERARHIFILKGSDDSEDWHPVTELPFRADKWCFTTVVLYNYLYIIGGYRQHVKRGWEFKMASFRYNPFSHTWVSTAPLIKHRRHFSAVACEGCIYAVGGWYLDSLVTPDSSTALYTAVECYDPWEDTWRFVSSLPLTDFQFTVSLSHDVPLATSLGHCLYVLGSIQRTGEKLLLQYNTRQDSWSELLPTLTRADADIPTLYFLGVTDRLLVIGGNNSENVMTSFCVQTQKWGQVHRTEKVAFAGQGTVTGDEVLMPSIEHNTVAKIDLQTLSLRALPPLPVSTCYEAIFYLHF; encoded by the exons ATGAATCCTTTCAGGCAATGTTTTATGATTCTGTTTGAGTGGATATGCACGTGGCTGAAATATGGTCTTAAAAGACTTTGGAGAGATTTTCCATTAGCCAATACTTGGATAGCATCCCCAGATATCACAGATCGGCAATCATGCCAAGAAGACACAGCAGAGTGGAAAACCAATGAGGCACTCTGCACATATCACCTTGGGGATGGAGGTGAAACCATGGTTACAGTTCAAACCAGTACACATGCTTTCCAT GTGGACCTTGGAAGACTTTCAGAGTGCAGTGAGTACTTCCGGGCCTTGTCTCAGTCCAAAATGAGAGAGACCTCAGAGAGCCTCATCCACCTGGACCatgtgtcctcctctgtcttctacAATCTGCTCGAGTTCTCCTTCCACAATAAGTTTAAAGTCCCTCGGGAGGAGTTGGGCACTCACATCCAG GTCAGCAGCTATCTCCTGACTGAGGCCTTCCTCTCAAAGTGCCTGTCAGTCCTGGCAGATGAACTCAGACCAGATAATTGTTTATCCTACCTGAATCTGGCTCAGGAGATCTGTTGTACAGAGCTGAAGATGACAGTGTTCACCTACCTGAGTAGAAATATGATGGAGCTGTCACACCTCACCAG GTGtctggaggatgaggagaaggatGAAGTTGTCAACCTGAGGATACAAGGACACAGAcatctctgcagcctcaggAAAGAGAACCTAACGTCTTGGAACGATCCAGAAACAGAACGTGCCCGACATATCTTCATCCTGAAAGGGTCGGACGACAGTGAAGACTGGCATCCGGTTACAGAGCTACCTTTCAGGGCCGATAAGTGGTGTTTTACTACAGTGGTTCTGTATAACTACCTGTACATCATAGGAGGCTACCGGCAGCATGTGAAGAGAGGCTGGGAGTTCAAGATGGCTTCCTTTAGGTACAATCCCTTTTCTCATACGTGGGTCTCCACAGCTCCTCTGATTAAG CACAGAAGACACTTCAGCGCAGTGGCCTGTGAAGGCTGTATTTACGCTGTGGGAGGCTGGTATTTGGACTCCCTAGTGACTCCGGACTCCAGTACAGCTCTCTATACAGCTGTAGAATGCTATGATCCATGGGAGGACACATGGAG GTTTGTGTCCTCACTGCCACTCACAGACTTCCAGTTCACTGTGTCCTTGTCCCATGACGTGCCCCTTGCTACTAGCCTTGGACACTGTCTTTATGTGTTGGGAAGCATCCAGAGGACTGGagagaaactgctgctgcagtacAACACGAGGCAAG ACTCCTGGTCTGAACTGCTTCCCACCCTCACCAGAGCAGATGCAGACATCCCGACTCTTTACTTCCTGGGTGTCACAGACAGGCTGCTTGTGATTGGTGGAAACAACTCAGAGAATGTTATGACATCATTTTGtgtacagacacagaaatggGGACAG gtGCACAGGACTGAAAAAGTGGCATTTGCAGGACAGGGGACAGTTACAGGTGATGAGGTCCTAATGCCAAGTATAGAGCACAACACTGTTGCAAAGATAGATCTCCAAACTCTTTCCCTCAGAGCCCTTCCTCCTCTACCAGTCTCCACATGCTATGAAGCTATCTTTTATCTTCACTTCTAA
- the chkb gene encoding choline/ethanolamine kinase: protein MPFRPFRYVQLFRLSSFTGELRSSASPSRRLRPTFHSGLPLLFARKLTMQSSGNVTSFSGCDKESLGGDGKPGPGLFSNIPTVTTENTGPPLEKKRLGSTLVVNERNLRTPSPLSGANFDDDSEAESFRDGRTEEVDRDTRVRAFAWCRDFLSGSWKTIQEDDFQISIVSGGLSNLLYLCCLPEHVHCVGEEPRQVLLRVYGAILQGVDSLVLESVMFAILAERTLGPKLYGIFPEGRLEQYLPNTRMCTHQLSDPAVSAEIATKLARFHNMIMPFNKEPKWLFGTIDRYMDQVMKLNFVREAHLKKYKKLMKLDLPAELESLRALLAVTPSPVVFCHNDVQEGNILILEDKDHSSTEQLMLIDFEYSSYNYRGFDFGNHFCEWMYDYTYNQWPFYKATPENYPTREQQLHFIRHYLAEQRNKTEQNSDITVDQKQIEEDMIIEANRYALASHFLWGLWSIIQAKISKIEFGYMDYAQCRFDAYFKQKKLFS, encoded by the exons ATGCCATTCAGACCATTCAGATATGTTCAGCTCTTCCGGTTAAGTAGCTTTACCGGCGAACTGCGTTCGTCAGCAAGTCCGTCCCGCCGTCTCAGACCGACATTTCACAGCGGTCTTCCGTTACTCTTCGCCCGGAAACTCACGATGCAATCGAGTGGAAATGTAACCAGCTTCAGCGGCTGCGACAAGGAGAGCTTGGGCGGAGATGGCAAGCCAGGGCCGGGGCTGTTCAGCAACATTCCTACTGTCACAACAGAAAACACGGGTCCTCCCTTAGAGAAGAAACGATTGGGAAGCACGCTTGTCGTGAACGAGAGAAACTTGAGGACCCCAAGTCCTCTGTCTGGGGCCAACTTTGATGATGACTCGGAGGCAGAGTCTTTTCGGGATGGGAGAACCGAGGAAGTCGACCGGGACACCAGGGTCAGGGCGTTCGCTTGGTGCCGGGACTTTCTGTCAGGGTCGTGGAAGACTATCCAAGAGGATGACTTTCAAATCAGCATCGTAAG tggtgGACTGAGTAATCTGCTGTACCTGTGTTGTTTGCCTGAACATGTGCACTGTGTGGGAGAAGAACCTCGCCAGGTGCTCCTCAGAGTCTATGGTGCCATCTTACAG GGAGTGGACTCTCTGGTGCTGGAGAGCGTGATGTTTGCCATCCTGGCAGAGCGGACTCTAGGGCCAAAACTTTACGGCATCTTCCCAGAGGGACGCTTAGAACAGTACCTTCCG AATACCCGCATGTGCACACATCAACTTTCAGATCCTGCCGTCTCAGCTGAGATTGCCACCAAGTTGGCGCGTTTCCATAACATGATTATGCCCTTTAATAAAGAGCCTAAGTGGCTGTTTGGGACCATTGACAG ataCATGGATCAAGTGATGAAGCTTAATTTTGTACGGGAGGCACATTTGAAGAAGTACAAGAAGCTTATGAAGTTGGATCTGCCTGCTGAGCTGGAGAGCCTCCG TGCATTGCTGGCAGTGACTCCATCGCCAGTGGTGTTTTGCCACAATGACGTCCAGGAAG GTAATATTCTCATACTGGAAGACAAGGACCACTCCTCAACAGAACAACTCATGCTGATAGACTTTGAATACAGCAGTTACAATTACAG GGGTTTTGACTTTGGGAACCATTTCTGTGAGTGGATGTACGATTACACCTACAACCAGTGGCCTTTCTACAAAGCCACACCAGAGAACTACCCCACCAGGGAGCAGCAG CTTCATTTTATAAGGCATTATTTGGCAGAACAGaggaacaaaacagaacagaactcTGATATTACCGTGGACCAGAAACAGATCGAAGAGGACATGATAATAGAAGCAAACAG aTATGCATTAGCGTCTCACTTCCTCTGGGGGTTGTGGTCCATCATTCAAGCCAAGATATCCAAGATTGAGTTTGGATACATG GACTATGCCCAGTGTCGTTTTGATGCCTACTTCAAGCAAAAAAAGCTCTTCTCCTGA
- the cpt1b gene encoding carnitine O-palmitoyltransferase 1, muscle isoform, which translates to MAEAHQAVGFQFTVRPDGVDLKLSEEVIKNIYLSGVTAWKKKAIQFKNGILAGVYPASPSSWLIVVIAMMSSLYIRVDPSLGMIDAIKDNLPQRDYMSVQTRAVLSAILFATGLWLFLIYLLRYTLKALLSYHGWIFESHGKMSTSTKVWLSLVKMFSGRRPLLYSFQASLPRLPVPSVDDTIRRYLESVRPLLDRDQYNQMEILANDFKDSKAAQLQRYLILKSWWATNYVSDWWEEYIYLRGRSPIMVNSNFYTMDLLYVTPTHRQAARAGNVVHAMLQYRRKLERGEHAPLRALGTVPMCSTQMERMFNTTRIPGIETDIVQHLTDRKHLVVYHKGRYFQVWLYTGGRHLLPSELETQFQRILNDTSEPQPGELKLAALTAGNRVPWARARVKYFSQGVNKASLDAVESAAFFLTLDDEPQGYDPAGTNSLDSYAKSLLHGKCYDRWFDKSFTLISYPNGKMGLNTEHSWADAPIIGHMWEYVLATDCFHLGYTEEGHCKGDVNKGLPHPTRLQWQIPKECQEVIAASYLSAKQIADDVDFHGCLFAEFGKGLIKKCRTSPDAFIQLALQLAQFRDQGEFCLTYESSMTRMFRDGRTETVRSCTSEAVAFVRAMEDAGVTNAQRLALFRKAADKHQNMYRLAMTGSGIDRHLFCLYIVSKYLGVDSPFLKKVLSEPWKLSTSQTPQQQLNLVDINKFPKYVGAGGGFGPVADDGYGVSYIIVGENLITFHISSKFSSPDTDSYRFGQHIQKAMLDIQGLFKPDNDKKMVGHENHVRLENGKKHI; encoded by the exons ATGGCTGAGGCGCATCAGGCGGTGGGCTTCCAGTTCACCGTGCGCCCTGATGGTGTGGACCTTAAATTGAGTGAAGAGGTCATCAAAAACATTTACCTGTCTGGAGTGACAGCATGGAAGAAGAAGGCCATTCAATTCAAG aATGGCATATTGGCTGGAGTCTATCCAGCGAGTCCATCCAGCTGGTTGATAGTTGTGATCGCCATGATGAGTTCCCTGTATATTCGCGTTGACCCCTCTCTAGGAATGATTGACGCAATCAAAGATAACCTTCCACAAAG AGACTACATGTCAGTGCAGACCCGAGCGGTGCTGAGTGCAATCCTCTTTGCCACTGGACTGTGGCTGTTCCTCATCTACCTTTTGAGATACACTCTCAAAGCTCTGCTCTCCTACCATGGCTGGATTTTTGAATCCCATGGAAAAATGAGCACATCTACCAAAGTGTGGTTG AGCTTGGTGAAGATGTTCTCTGGACGCAGACCGCTGCTGTACAGTTTCCAAGCCTCTTTACCCAGGCTCCCTGTGCCTAGTGTGGATGATACAATTCGCAGG TACCTTGAGTCAGTTCGTCCTCTGCTGGACAGAGACCAGTACAACCAAATGGAGATTTTGGCCAATGACTTTAAAGATTCGAAAgcagcacagctgcagagatACTTAATCCTAAAATCCTGGTGGGCAACAAATTAT GTAAGTGACTGGTGGGAAGAGTACATCTACCTCAGGGGCAGGAGTCCTATCATGGTGAACAGCAACTTCTATACAATG GACCTCTTGTATGTGACGCCAACACACCGTCAGGCTGCACGCGCGGGGAATGTGGTCCATGCCATGCTGCAGTACAGACGCAAACTGGAACGTGGTGAACATGCACCG ctGAGGGCTTTGGGGACAGTTCCTATGTGTTCCACTCAGATGGAGAGGATGTTTAACACTACCCGCATCCCTGGCATTGAAACAG ATATTGTGCAGCACCTGACTGACCGAAAGCACCTGGTGGTCTACCACAAAGGCCGGTACTTCCAAGTGTGGCTGTACACTGGAGGGCGCCACCTCTTACCCAGTGAACTTGAGACACAGTTTCAACGGATCCTCAATGATACATCTGAACCCCAGCCAGGAGAACTCAAATTAGCTGCCTTGACTGCAGGGAACAG AGTTCCATGGGCTCGGGCTCGGGTTAAATATTTCAGCCAGGGAGTAAACAAGGCATCACTGGATGCCGTTGAGTCTGCTGCCTTCTTCCTGACACTGGATGATGAGCCACAGGGTTATGACCCTGCCGGGACCAATTCACTCGATAGTTATGCCAAGTCCCTGCTGCATGGAAAATGTTATGACAG GTGGTTTGACAAGTCTTTCACCTTGATCTCTTATCCAAATGGAAAAATGGGTTTAAATACTGAACATTCTTGGGCTGATGCACCAATTATAGGACACATGTGGGAG TATGTCCTTGCAACAGATTGCTTCCATCTTGGCTACACAGAGGAGGGACACTGTAAAGGGGATGTGAACAAGGGCCTGCCTCATCCGACTCGACTACAGTGGCAGATTCCAAAGGAG TGTCAAGAAGTCATTGCGGCCTCCTACCTGTCAGCCAAGCAAATAGCTGATGATGTGGACTTTCATGGTTGTCTGTTTGCTGAGTTTGGGAAAGGCTTGATCAAGAAGTGCAGGACCAGCCCTGATGCCTTCATTCAGCTGGCCCTGCAGTTGGCACAGTTCAGG GACCAAGGAGAGTTTTGTCTGACATATGAGTCGTCAATGACTCGTATGTTCAGGGACGGTCGGACGGAGACGGTACGCTCCTGCACTTCTGAGGCTGTTGCATTTGTCAGAGCCATGGAAGACGCAGGTGTAACA AATGCCCAGAGACTTGCCCTATTTCGGAAGGCAGCAGATAAGCATCAGAACATGTATCGTTTGGCCATGACTGGCTCTGGGATTGACCGTCACCTCTTCTGTCTCTACATAGTGTCCAAATACCTTGGTGTTGACTCTCCGTTTCTTAAGAAG GTGCTTTCAGAGCCCTGGAAGTTGTCTACCAGCCAgactccacagcagcagctcaatTTAGTTGACATCAACAAGTTCCCCAAATATGTGGGTGCTGGTGGTGGATT